From Mucilaginibacter rubeus, a single genomic window includes:
- a CDS encoding alpha-L-fucosidase translates to MKKPAIILLYLFSIIKVVFGQQSTPVKTPKEVLDDFMTKRFGMFVHFGPVTLRGTEIGWSRNKEVAQDDYDNLYKEFNPVLFNADAIVKTAKDAGMKYLVITAKHHDGFALWPSAFTDYNISKTPYKRDMVAELAAACKKQGILFCIYHTVLDWHDPNYPIHNPYDSTKNVKGDMVAFKTQMKNELKELITKYHPYLLWFDGYWEKPWTNADGQEIYAYIKSVDPNVIVNNRLGKESEKLNDQSVGDYLTPEQRIGQLNMNEPWESCITICQQWAWKPNDKMKTVQECIQTLVKTAAGNGNLLFNVGPMPDGRIEARQVETLQQMGAWLKKYGESIYGTKGGPFAPNDNYAVTRKGNKIYLHIFQKKDDKIVLPNLPGVSITNAYVLGGSKVTYKPNAAGYIIDLPQTLPDASSNVIVLELNKNAEEIPVITAGK, encoded by the coding sequence ATGAAAAAACCGGCAATTATACTCCTTTACCTGTTTTCAATAATCAAAGTGGTCTTTGGCCAGCAAAGCACTCCTGTAAAAACCCCGAAAGAGGTTTTGGATGATTTCATGACCAAACGCTTTGGCATGTTTGTGCACTTTGGGCCGGTAACCTTACGCGGCACCGAAATTGGCTGGAGCCGTAACAAGGAAGTAGCCCAGGATGATTACGATAACCTGTACAAGGAGTTTAATCCGGTTTTATTTAATGCCGATGCCATTGTAAAAACAGCTAAAGACGCGGGTATGAAATACCTGGTAATTACAGCCAAACATCATGATGGCTTCGCTTTATGGCCATCTGCCTTTACCGATTATAACATCAGTAAAACACCTTATAAACGCGACATGGTGGCCGAACTGGCCGCAGCCTGCAAAAAGCAGGGTATACTTTTCTGCATCTATCACACCGTGCTCGACTGGCACGACCCAAACTATCCTATCCACAACCCTTACGATTCCACAAAGAACGTTAAAGGAGATATGGTAGCCTTTAAAACGCAAATGAAGAATGAGCTGAAAGAACTCATCACCAAATACCACCCATACCTGCTTTGGTTTGATGGTTACTGGGAAAAACCATGGACCAATGCCGATGGCCAGGAGATTTACGCCTATATAAAAAGTGTTGATCCAAACGTTATCGTGAACAATCGCTTAGGCAAAGAAAGCGAAAAACTGAATGACCAATCAGTAGGTGATTATCTTACGCCAGAACAGCGCATCGGACAATTGAATATGAACGAGCCCTGGGAAAGCTGCATCACCATTTGCCAGCAATGGGCCTGGAAACCTAACGATAAGATGAAAACCGTGCAGGAATGTATCCAAACACTGGTAAAAACAGCTGCCGGCAATGGCAACCTACTGTTTAATGTTGGCCCTATGCCTGATGGACGTATTGAGGCCCGGCAGGTTGAAACCCTGCAGCAAATGGGTGCATGGCTTAAAAAATATGGCGAAAGCATTTACGGCACCAAAGGCGGCCCCTTCGCCCCGAATGATAACTATGCTGTTACACGCAAGGGAAACAAGATCTATTTACACATATTTCAGAAAAAAGATGATAAAATTGTACTGCCGAATTTACCAGGCGTTAGCATAACCAATGCCTATGTACTGGGAGGAAGCAAAGTAACTTATAAACCAAATGCAGCAGGTTATATTATTGATTTGCCGCAAACCTTGCCCGATGCCAGCAGCAATGTAATTGTATTGGAGCTTAACAAGAATGCCGAAGAAATCCCCGTTATTACCGCGGGTAAATAA